AAGGTTCTCCATGACGGACAGGTCCTCGTAGAGACCGAAGCGCTGCGGCATGTAGCCGATCTGCGAGCGGTCGCAGTAGGTGGCGGGCTCGCCCAGCACCTCGACCGCGCCCGCATCGGCATCGAGCAGGCCGGCAAGCAGGCGGATGAGCGTGGTCTTGCCGGCGCCATCCGGGCCGACGACGCCCGTCATGCGCCCGGGCACGATGTCGATGTCGACGCCGTCGAGGGCAGCCGGCGCGCCCTTCGCGAAGCGCTTGGTCACGGCGCGTGCGCTGGCGACGGGCGCGGGCGCTTCAACGCCCTGCGGCGGGACGTGCATCCGGAACGCCGATGGTGACCGGCTGCCCCTGGCGCAGCGCGTCGTCGGGCTCGGTCACGATGATCCGCAGGCGATAGACCAGGTCGGTGCGAAGGTCCTCGGTCTGTACCGACTTCGGCGTGAACTCCGCCGTCGGCGAAATGAAGCCGATGCTGCCGGGATAGATCTTCGGATTGCCGTCGCTTCTCACCTCGACCGTCATCCCGGGAGAGATGCGGCCCAGATCGGGCTCGCCGATATAGGCGCGGATGCGCATCGGCCGGTCGATCGTGAGCGTGAATACCGTCGCGCCCGGCTGCACGATCGCGCCCGGCTCGCGCGCGCGGGTGAGAATGATGCCCGCCGACGGGGCAAGCAGCGTGGCGTCCGCGAGGTCGGTGTGCGCCTTGTCGCGGCGGGCGATGGCGCCCGCGTGCTGCGCGGCGGCTGCGTCGATGTCCTCGGCCCGCGCGCCCGCGCGCTGCAGCGAGAGGGCCTGCAGCGCAGCTTCGAGCTGGGCCTGGGCGGCGAGATATTGCGCCTGGCTCGTTTCGAACACGGCCTGGCTCACCGCGCCGGTCTTGACCAGCTGCGCACGGCGCTCGTGCTCCTCGCCGGCCTTCGCGAGCGCAGCACGGCGCTCGGCAACGACGGCCTGTGACTGCGCGATGTCCTGCGGACGGTTGCCGTTGCGGCGCTTGCGCAGTTCCGCGGCTGCCGCCAGAACCTGCGCCTCGGCGGCGTTGAGCGCATCGTTCAGCGGCTGCGTATCGAGGCGCGCGAGGACGGCGCCTTGGTCCACCCTGGCGCCCTCCTCGACGGGCATCTGCGCGATCCGTCCGCCGATGCGAAAGCCCAGGTCCACCGAGCGGATGTCGACGTTGCCGTACAGCGTGAGCACGGCCGGCTCATCGCGCGCCCACAGACCGAAGCCGCGGGTGAGTACGGCCGCGGTCAGCGCCAATGCGAGCACGATGGCCACGACGATCAGGCGGTGCTTCATCCGTCCTCCTCGGAGGTATCGGTTTCGAGGATGGCGCGGCAGTTCGCGCGCACGACCAGCGCGATCCGGGCCGCGCGCTCGGAATCGATCTCCTTCCAGCCGGTCACGCGCGCGACCGTCTCGCAGGCGACGCGAAAGACGAGAATCTGGCCGAACAGCGTCACCGCCTTGAGCCGTGCTTCTTCCGCGCTCCAGCGCCCCTGGCCGACACGTTCGATGAGACCGACCAGGCGGCCCGCGACCTTCTCGATCACGGCCTCGTAGAGGATTTCGAAGGCCGCGGTCGGCTCCATCTGCTCGCGCACGATAAAGCGCGCCCAGGCGGCGCAGCGCGGGTCGAGCAGCATCGCGAGCATGCCTTCGGCAAGGGCGTAGATGCCCTCGAGTGCCTGCGTGGGCGTGGCATCCGGCGCCAGGGCGGCCTTCTCCAGGGCGCCGGCCAAGCCCGCCTCCATCTGTTCCTTGGCGATATGGCGTGCGGCGGCGAGGTACAGGCCTTCCTTGCCGCCGTAGTGATAGGTGATCGACGACATTGCCGTGCCGGCCGCAGTGGCGATCAAGCGGGTGCTCGCCGCTTCGCGCCCCTTGCGGCCGAACTGCTCGATGGCCGTTTCCAGGAGCCGCTCGTTGACCGATCTCGGGAGCTCGGAACGCATGGCGGCGTTATAGTTCGTTCGAACGAACATGTCAACCTGCCGACTCGGCCACGGTATGGAGAACGCTGCAACGCCGTTGGGGAGACGCTTGCTGTTCGCCGCGCCGGCCGCCCGACGCCTTCATCGGCGCTGCGTCGGACAGCTTGCGGCACAGCTATCCGTCATGGCCCTGCGCTGCCCGGGCCGTGGATTATGATGGCGGCAGCACTGTTCGGGGCGCGGTCTACGAAGGAGCGCATGCCATGTACGTCGAGAATGCGAAGCGTCTGACGCTTGCGGGCGCACGCAGGATGATGGCCGCCGCCATGGCCAAGGCCGAAGCCGCGCACGTTCCCATTTCCGCTGCGATCGTCGATGCCGGCGGGCACATGATCCTGCTCGAGCGCATGGACGGCGGCCGCTTCCATACCGTCCATTCCTCCACCACCAAGGCGGTCTGCGCCGCCTCCAACCGGCGGCCGACCTCGGCCCGGGGCGCACAGGGCCAGGACCTCGACACCGTGCACGCGCTGGGGCTCGCGCTGGCGGCCGGCCCGGAACGTTGGACCGCGACCGAGGGCGGCTACCCGATCATCGTCGATGGGGAGTGCATTGGAGGCATCGGAGTGAGCGGTGGCACCTGGGAATTCGACGACGCTCTGGCGCGGCTCGCGCTGGAGGCGATCGGCGCGACGTTGGTGTTCGACGGCAAATAGTAGCGCTCGGAGTAGCGCTCGGGGGGCAGGATGGCGCAGGAACCGTTGCGGGTCGGTTGCATCGGCATGGGCTGGTGGTCGGACGTACTGGCCGATGCCATCGTGCGCTCCGGCAAGCTCGAGATCGTGGCCTGCTTCACCCGCTCGCAGGACAAGCGCGAGGCGTTCGCGCGCAAGTACCGCTGCCGCCCCGCGCCGAGCTACGAGGCCATGCTGCAAGACGGCGCCATCGAAGCGATCGTCAACACCACGCCGAACAACGTTCATCTCGAAACCACGGCCGCGGCCGCCGCCGCCCGCAAGCATGTCTTCCTCGACAAGCCGATCGCGAACACGGTGTCGGATGCACGGGCGCTGACCGTTGCCTGCCGAAGGGCCGGAGTGATACTGGCGCTCGGCTACCAGCGGCGCAAGGAAAGCCACTTTCGCTGGGTGCGCGAACGGATCGACGCCGGCGAATTCGGCCGCCTGGTCAATGCCGAGGCCAACATCAGCCGGGACCGGCTGGGCCAGTTCGATGCGAGCTCGTGGCGCTACACCGCCGCCGGCATGCCGGGCGGGGTCATGCTGCAGATCGGCATCCACTATACCGATGTCCTGGAGTATCTCCTCGGGCCGATCGTCGCCGTGAGCGGCCGGCTCGGGCAGCTCGTGCTGCCCGGAGACAACCCCGATGTGGCGAGCCTCGTGCTCGAGCACGAGAACGGCGCGCTCTCCACGCTCAATGCGAGTTATGCCTCGGCGTCCGAGTATTACCTGATGAACGTGTACGGCAAGGAGGCGAGCGCGTACTACGATCTGCATCAGGGTTTGCGCTTCCTCAAGCGCGGGA
This region of Betaproteobacteria bacterium genomic DNA includes:
- the hlyD gene encoding secretion protein HlyD, with translation MKHRLIVVAIVLALALTAAVLTRGFGLWARDEPAVLTLYGNVDIRSVDLGFRIGGRIAQMPVEEGARVDQGAVLARLDTQPLNDALNAAEAQVLAAAAELRKRRNGNRPQDIAQSQAVVAERRAALAKAGEEHERRAQLVKTGAVSQAVFETSQAQYLAAQAQLEAALQALSLQRAGARAEDIDAAAAQHAGAIARRDKAHTDLADATLLAPSAGIILTRAREPGAIVQPGATVFTLTIDRPMRIRAYIGEPDLGRISPGMTVEVRSDGNPKIYPGSIGFISPTAEFTPKSVQTEDLRTDLVYRLRIIVTEPDDALRQGQPVTIGVPDARPAAGR
- a CDS encoding DUF1956 domain-containing protein → MFVRTNYNAAMRSELPRSVNERLLETAIEQFGRKGREAASTRLIATAAGTAMSSITYHYGGKEGLYLAAARHIAKEQMEAGLAGALEKAALAPDATPTQALEGIYALAEGMLAMLLDPRCAAWARFIVREQMEPTAAFEILYEAVIEKVAGRLVGLIERVGQGRWSAEEARLKAVTLFGQILVFRVACETVARVTGWKEIDSERAARIALVVRANCRAILETDTSEEDG
- a CDS encoding heme-binding protein; this translates as MYVENAKRLTLAGARRMMAAAMAKAEAAHVPISAAIVDAGGHMILLERMDGGRFHTVHSSTTKAVCAASNRRPTSARGAQGQDLDTVHALGLALAAGPERWTATEGGYPIIVDGECIGGIGVSGGTWEFDDALARLALEAIGATLVFDGK